The following coding sequences lie in one Primulina huaijiensis isolate GDHJ02 chromosome 2, ASM1229523v2, whole genome shotgun sequence genomic window:
- the LOC140965146 gene encoding transcription factor bHLH153 isoform X1: MFEELIEKKMMEHKRSLSSLDQSSLVNLIPKRLKTDVALSPKDKKEKVSERISALQQLVSPYGKTDTASVLFEAMEYIKFLHEQVKVLSAPYLYSKPTTQPLEMETCNGLNGRGLCVIPISLIDGVASSNGADIWAPIKTGLNSRSVSDESSVIT; this comes from the exons ATG TTTGAGGAGCTGATAGAAAAGAAGATGATGGAACACAAAAGAAGCCTTAGCTCACTTGACCAAAGCAGCCTTGTAAATTTGATACCAAAGCGATTAAAGACTGATGTAGCACTCTCTCCCAAG GATAAGAAAGAGAAGGTTAGTGAACGAATTTCAGCTCTTCAACAGCTTGTCTCACCATATGGAAAG ACCGATACAGCTTCAGTACTTTTTGAGGCAATGGAATACATAAAATTCCTTCATGAACAGGTTAAG GTCTTGAGTGCTCCATACCTATATAGCAAACCAACGACCCAACCACTG GAAATGGAAACTTGCAATGGCCTCAATGGCAGAGGCTTGTGTGTCATCCCAATTTCGTTGATTGACGGAGTTGCGAGTAGCAATGGAGCAGATATTTGGGCCCCCATTAAGACCGGTCTGAATTCTAGATCGGTTTCGGACGAAAGTTCAGTGATAACCTGA
- the LOC140965146 gene encoding transcription factor bHLH153 isoform X2: MFEELIEKKMMEHKRSLSSLDQSSLVNLIPKRLKTDVALSPKDKKEKVSERISALQQLVSPYGKTDTASVLFEAMEYIKFLHEQVLSAPYLYSKPTTQPLEMETCNGLNGRGLCVIPISLIDGVASSNGADIWAPIKTGLNSRSVSDESSVIT, from the exons ATG TTTGAGGAGCTGATAGAAAAGAAGATGATGGAACACAAAAGAAGCCTTAGCTCACTTGACCAAAGCAGCCTTGTAAATTTGATACCAAAGCGATTAAAGACTGATGTAGCACTCTCTCCCAAG GATAAGAAAGAGAAGGTTAGTGAACGAATTTCAGCTCTTCAACAGCTTGTCTCACCATATGGAAAG ACCGATACAGCTTCAGTACTTTTTGAGGCAATGGAATACATAAAATTCCTTCATGAACAG GTCTTGAGTGCTCCATACCTATATAGCAAACCAACGACCCAACCACTG GAAATGGAAACTTGCAATGGCCTCAATGGCAGAGGCTTGTGTGTCATCCCAATTTCGTTGATTGACGGAGTTGCGAGTAGCAATGGAGCAGATATTTGGGCCCCCATTAAGACCGGTCTGAATTCTAGATCGGTTTCGGACGAAAGTTCAGTGATAACCTGA
- the LOC140965146 gene encoding transcription factor bHLH153 isoform X3: protein MMEHKRSLSSLDQSSLVNLIPKRLKTDVALSPKDKKEKVSERISALQQLVSPYGKTDTASVLFEAMEYIKFLHEQVKVLSAPYLYSKPTTQPLEMETCNGLNGRGLCVIPISLIDGVASSNGADIWAPIKTGLNSRSVSDESSVIT from the exons ATGATGGAACACAAAAGAAGCCTTAGCTCACTTGACCAAAGCAGCCTTGTAAATTTGATACCAAAGCGATTAAAGACTGATGTAGCACTCTCTCCCAAG GATAAGAAAGAGAAGGTTAGTGAACGAATTTCAGCTCTTCAACAGCTTGTCTCACCATATGGAAAG ACCGATACAGCTTCAGTACTTTTTGAGGCAATGGAATACATAAAATTCCTTCATGAACAGGTTAAG GTCTTGAGTGCTCCATACCTATATAGCAAACCAACGACCCAACCACTG GAAATGGAAACTTGCAATGGCCTCAATGGCAGAGGCTTGTGTGTCATCCCAATTTCGTTGATTGACGGAGTTGCGAGTAGCAATGGAGCAGATATTTGGGCCCCCATTAAGACCGGTCTGAATTCTAGATCGGTTTCGGACGAAAGTTCAGTGATAACCTGA